Proteins from a single region of Aureibacter tunicatorum:
- the rplM gene encoding 50S ribosomal protein L13: protein MDTLSYKTKSVNKASAEKGWVIVDADSKVLGRLASEVAKVIRGKHKPSFTPNADCGDNVIVINADKIRLTGKKWSDKVYLRHTGYPGGQRSTTAIELKQKSSTLLVENAVRGMLPKNRLGRQLFKNLYVYEGAEHQHEAQQPKEIKL from the coding sequence GTGGATACTTTAAGTTACAAAACTAAATCAGTAAACAAAGCGTCGGCTGAAAAAGGCTGGGTGATTGTAGATGCTGATTCTAAGGTATTGGGTAGATTGGCTAGCGAAGTGGCTAAAGTCATTAGAGGCAAGCACAAGCCGTCATTCACTCCAAACGCCGACTGTGGTGACAACGTTATCGTTATCAACGCAGACAAAATTCGCCTGACTGGAAAGAAATGGTCAGACAAAGTATATCTTCGTCACACTGGATATCCTGGCGGACAAAGATCTACAACGGCTATAGAGCTTAAGCAAAAGTCTTCTACTCTTTTAGTAGAAAATGCCGTTAGAGGTATGCTTCCAAAAAACAGACTTGGAAGACAACTTTTCAAAAACTTGTATGTGTACGAAGGAGCTGAACACCAGCACGAAGCACAACAACCAAAAGAAATTAAACTTTAA
- a CDS encoding DUF2721 domain-containing protein translates to MELTLTTPALLFPAISLLFLSYTNKFLTIAGLIRNLHSHYKEDHDEVILAQLQNLHKRVALIKHMQGLGIGSFLFCVLDMFLLFSGEIKLAEIVFGVCLLLLLASLLVCLVEIKISVDALSLQLNDMEEFNKRSKKRAKTIK, encoded by the coding sequence ATGGAATTGACACTTACGACTCCTGCGTTGCTTTTTCCGGCTATTTCTTTATTGTTTTTATCATATACCAACAAGTTTTTGACGATTGCTGGATTGATTCGCAATTTGCACTCGCATTATAAAGAAGATCATGATGAAGTGATTTTAGCGCAATTGCAAAATCTGCATAAGCGTGTAGCGTTGATAAAGCATATGCAAGGACTTGGCATTGGGAGTTTTTTGTTTTGTGTATTAGATATGTTTTTGCTATTTTCAGGAGAGATAAAGCTTGCTGAAATTGTTTTTGGCGTTTGTTTATTGTTATTGTTGGCTTCTTTATTGGTGTGTTTAGTTGAGATTAAAATCTCTGTCGACGCGCTTTCTTTGCAGTTGAATGACATGGAAGAGTTTAATAAAAGGTCAAAAAAGAGAGCAAAGACTATTAAATAA
- a CDS encoding carboxypeptidase-like regulatory domain-containing protein, with the protein MALLLVNVATAQDAVDNNSLPDEEEVLNLDSLVTLTGVVINEENEAPMPFVHVVNMSRKRGVVTDDDGLFKLYMNPGDTVVFSFVGFKDFEFHLDSAEKGSTYAATIGLSPSAYELKAITVYEYPTLDEMKKQLVEMRTKDPEEDKVKIPGGYYGPQKEVKAKAWNSPVSAVAGLFSKDRKMQKRLVQSKKSYEDYKIINSKFSEQVVADITGYSDPNEIARFMQFCGFSNDYLLSTPAYDVIVAIQDKQKIFER; encoded by the coding sequence ATGGCACTTTTGCTTGTTAATGTAGCTACTGCTCAAGACGCGGTAGACAACAATAGCTTGCCGGATGAAGAAGAAGTGTTGAATTTGGATTCATTGGTTACTTTGACTGGGGTTGTGATCAATGAGGAAAATGAGGCGCCTATGCCTTTTGTTCATGTTGTTAATATGTCTCGCAAGAGAGGGGTTGTAACAGATGATGATGGACTTTTTAAACTGTATATGAACCCTGGCGATACGGTTGTTTTTTCTTTTGTTGGTTTTAAGGACTTTGAGTTTCACCTTGATAGCGCTGAAAAGGGAAGTACATATGCGGCTACGATTGGCTTGAGCCCAAGCGCCTATGAGTTGAAAGCGATAACAGTGTATGAATACCCGACGCTTGATGAAATGAAGAAGCAGTTGGTTGAAATGCGAACTAAAGATCCTGAAGAGGATAAGGTGAAAATTCCTGGCGGTTATTATGGCCCACAAAAAGAGGTGAAGGCAAAAGCATGGAATTCTCCTGTTTCTGCGGTGGCAGGTCTGTTCAGCAAGGATCGAAAAATGCAAAAGAGATTGGTGCAGTCTAAAAAAAGCTACGAGGATTATAAAATTATCAATAGCAAGTTCAGTGAGCAAGTGGTCGCGGATATCACTGGCTATTCAGATCCTAATGAAATTGCTCGCTTCATGCAGTTTTGCGGTTTTTCAAACGATTACTTATTAAGCACGCCGGCTTACGATGTGATCGTGGCTATTCAAGACAAGCAAAAGATTTTTGAAAGATAG
- a CDS encoding carboxypeptidase-like regulatory domain-containing protein, giving the protein MSLSLSSYSEETKEDSLISVQGRVYDAESMKPLVGVHVSASGMLKSVATDASGYFVLELNATDTLMLSHVGFQSIKIEPSRIEISDEYFLKQSIEVLTPVVVYALPENAEELKKALLSVNVPESEEEFNFKIDAKVLMSLPSDLQNAQFSERKGSGNFGLPIGGNRMAKQEKKYQAILAKEKVWEGIGKKYNKTIVREVTGVRNDSIALDVMKFCDFKKEFLERTSEYQIIVAILNCYENYQEVESFE; this is encoded by the coding sequence GTGAGTTTGAGTTTAAGCTCGTATTCTGAAGAAACGAAAGAAGATAGTTTGATTTCTGTTCAAGGCAGGGTTTATGATGCGGAAAGCATGAAGCCTTTAGTGGGCGTTCATGTTTCAGCAAGTGGGATGCTTAAAAGCGTTGCAACAGATGCTTCAGGCTATTTTGTGCTTGAGCTAAATGCTACTGATACTTTAATGTTGTCGCATGTAGGATTTCAGTCAATTAAAATAGAACCTTCCAGAATTGAAATATCAGACGAATATTTTCTTAAGCAATCGATTGAAGTGTTAACGCCAGTTGTGGTATATGCTTTGCCTGAGAATGCAGAGGAATTGAAAAAAGCTTTACTGAGTGTTAATGTGCCAGAATCTGAAGAAGAGTTTAACTTTAAAATAGATGCCAAAGTCTTGATGAGTTTGCCTTCAGATCTTCAAAATGCTCAATTTTCGGAAAGGAAAGGCAGCGGGAATTTTGGATTGCCTATCGGAGGAAATCGCATGGCCAAGCAGGAGAAAAAATACCAAGCGATACTCGCAAAAGAGAAGGTATGGGAAGGCATTGGCAAAAAGTATAACAAGACGATTGTGCGTGAGGTGACAGGCGTGAGAAATGATAGTATTGCATTGGATGTAATGAAATTTTGTGACTTTAAAAAAGAGTTTTTAGAGAGAACCTCCGAGTATCAAATTATCGTAGCGATTTTGAATTGTTATGAAAATTATCAAGAAGTGGAATCATTTGAATAA
- a CDS encoding DUF2723 domain-containing protein, with protein sequence MLSNYRKINDITGWLVFGISTLVYCLTVEPTASFWDCSEFIACSYKLEVPHPPGTPLFLLIGRLFSLLAGGDVEKVAYWINIMSALCSGFTILFLFWSITMLGRKLLGVKDVASIEKGKAYALFGAGVVGSLAYAFTDSFWFSAVEGEVYGMSSFFTAIVVWAMLKWDLIEDHKLANRWLIMIAYLMGLSIGVHLLNLVTMPALGLVYYFKKFKNPTIKGAVIALIVSLIVLLFINDFIIPGLPSLAGDIEVFFVNSLGLPFGSGVIFFIVLFISILVYAVYYSQVKQKEHLNTALLSFVFILFGYACYAIIPIRSSYNPPIDENDPETIVNFVSYLKREQYGSRPLFYGQYYDAEVVDTKEGAPIYAKGKDKYVIEGKKLSYEYDKSRQTLLPRIYSNAPQHVEAYKRVLGLGPNEKPGFGDNIKFMFVDQIGRMYIRYLMWNFSGRESDNQGAGYLTIADAFKKVPDAISENKARNNYLMLPLILGIIGLFFNFNKDPKTFAVIGMLFIMTGVALVVYLNMPPIEPRERDYIFVGSFYAFAMWIGFGVLALWQLIEEKTKNKGVMPAAVATIISLSVPVILIAENYDDHDRSDRYFSVDSAKNFLDSCAPNAIIFTGGDNDTFPLWYVQEVEGYRTDVRVIVLSYFNTDWYIEQMMRRAYESQPLPFSFSEEDIQQGGPNDYILYNPNAGIKGAIDAKQYISLLRKKSPALLLPTRGGGTVNTVPSKTMFYNIDTAQVQKLGIVPEQYKDHIVPQMTWNLKKNAIEKNTLMIIDLITNSNWERPIYFNNTSLQGVGIDLKEYVIQEGAAYRLLPIKNPNPNREFVDTDLMYENMMTKFKFRELDNPNVYYSQDYRQFAQNARSNFNTLARSLVLENRPDQAKEVVNYMLDRIPNEAIPFDFTTTQTIATLLAVEENDRALEVIKVLGDRSDQLLTYYEQKNVPVSVDVQKELVILSELIRLLRTQDQEELLEDYMEKLARHRAYFGI encoded by the coding sequence ATGCTTAGTAACTATCGGAAGATTAATGACATCACAGGTTGGTTGGTGTTTGGTATCTCAACATTGGTGTACTGTCTCACAGTAGAGCCAACAGCGAGCTTTTGGGACTGTAGTGAGTTCATAGCTTGTTCTTATAAGCTTGAAGTGCCTCACCCGCCGGGGACACCATTATTTTTGCTTATAGGAAGACTTTTTTCACTATTGGCAGGAGGTGACGTTGAGAAAGTAGCTTATTGGATTAACATAATGAGTGCTTTATGTAGTGGATTTACGATTTTGTTCCTCTTCTGGTCGATAACCATGTTGGGAAGAAAGTTGCTAGGTGTTAAAGATGTTGCGTCAATAGAAAAAGGTAAAGCTTATGCGTTGTTTGGCGCTGGAGTAGTAGGTTCTCTTGCTTATGCGTTCACTGATTCATTTTGGTTTTCGGCAGTAGAAGGGGAGGTATATGGTATGTCTTCATTCTTTACAGCGATTGTTGTATGGGCTATGCTGAAGTGGGATTTGATTGAAGATCATAAATTGGCTAACAGATGGTTGATTATGATTGCGTATTTGATGGGATTGTCAATTGGAGTCCATTTGTTGAACTTGGTGACGATGCCGGCTTTAGGTTTGGTGTATTATTTCAAAAAGTTTAAAAACCCAACAATCAAGGGAGCTGTTATAGCATTGATCGTTAGTTTGATTGTTTTGTTGTTTATCAATGATTTTATTATTCCTGGTTTGCCAAGTTTGGCGGGAGATATTGAGGTGTTTTTTGTGAACTCTTTAGGTTTGCCTTTTGGTAGTGGGGTTATTTTCTTCATTGTTTTATTCATTTCCATATTAGTATATGCTGTCTACTATTCGCAAGTCAAGCAAAAAGAGCATTTGAATACAGCGTTGTTGTCTTTTGTTTTTATTCTATTTGGATATGCATGTTATGCGATTATTCCGATCAGATCATCATACAACCCTCCGATTGATGAAAACGATCCAGAGACGATAGTTAATTTCGTGTCGTACTTGAAGCGTGAGCAATATGGTTCAAGACCATTGTTTTATGGACAGTATTATGACGCGGAAGTTGTGGATACAAAAGAAGGAGCGCCTATATATGCTAAAGGCAAAGATAAGTATGTAATCGAAGGGAAAAAGCTTAGTTATGAGTATGACAAGAGCCGCCAGACACTCTTGCCAAGAATATACAGCAATGCGCCGCAACATGTAGAAGCATATAAAAGAGTGTTGGGACTTGGACCAAATGAAAAACCTGGATTTGGAGATAACATAAAGTTCATGTTTGTCGATCAGATTGGCAGAATGTATATACGATATTTGATGTGGAACTTCTCCGGTCGAGAAAGCGATAATCAAGGAGCTGGATATTTGACAATAGCGGATGCCTTTAAAAAAGTGCCTGATGCGATTTCTGAGAATAAGGCTAGGAATAATTATTTGATGCTACCTTTGATTTTAGGGATCATAGGCTTGTTTTTTAACTTCAATAAAGACCCAAAAACATTTGCCGTAATCGGAATGCTGTTTATCATGACAGGTGTAGCGCTTGTTGTTTACTTGAATATGCCGCCGATTGAGCCTCGTGAAAGGGATTATATATTTGTGGGATCGTTTTACGCATTTGCGATGTGGATTGGCTTTGGGGTCTTGGCATTGTGGCAGCTTATAGAGGAGAAAACGAAGAACAAGGGAGTGATGCCTGCCGCCGTTGCGACGATTATATCTCTTTCTGTGCCTGTGATTTTGATAGCTGAAAATTATGATGATCATGATCGTTCGGATAGATATTTTTCAGTTGATTCAGCGAAAAATTTCTTGGATTCTTGCGCGCCTAATGCGATAATTTTTACTGGTGGAGATAATGATACATTCCCGCTTTGGTATGTTCAAGAAGTAGAAGGCTATAGGACGGATGTGAGAGTGATTGTATTGAGTTACTTTAATACAGACTGGTATATCGAGCAAATGATGCGAAGAGCTTATGAATCGCAACCTTTGCCGTTCAGTTTCTCCGAGGAGGATATTCAGCAAGGAGGTCCTAATGATTATATTCTTTATAATCCAAATGCGGGTATTAAAGGAGCTATCGATGCTAAGCAATATATTTCATTGTTGAGAAAGAAAAGCCCTGCTTTGCTATTGCCTACAAGAGGAGGTGGGACAGTAAATACTGTGCCTTCGAAAACTATGTTCTATAATATCGATACGGCTCAAGTCCAAAAGCTTGGTATAGTGCCTGAGCAATATAAGGATCATATCGTTCCTCAAATGACTTGGAACCTTAAGAAAAATGCTATTGAGAAAAATACTTTGATGATCATAGATTTGATTACCAATAGCAATTGGGAAAGGCCAATTTACTTTAATAATACTTCATTGCAAGGAGTTGGCATTGACTTGAAGGAGTATGTAATTCAAGAAGGAGCGGCTTATAGATTGTTGCCGATTAAGAACCCGAATCCAAACAGAGAGTTTGTAGATACTGACTTGATGTATGAAAATATGATGACGAAGTTCAAGTTTAGAGAGCTTGATAATCCGAATGTTTATTATTCTCAAGATTATCGTCAGTTTGCTCAAAATGCGAGATCGAATTTCAATACATTGGCAAGATCATTAGTTCTTGAGAATAGACCTGATCAAGCTAAAGAGGTTGTAAATTACATGTTGGATAGAATTCCAAATGAAGCTATTCCTTTTGATTTCACGACGACTCAAACGATTGCGACCTTGCTTGCCGTTGAGGAAAATGATCGAGCATTGGAAGTTATTAAGGTGCTGGGAGATAGATCTGATCAGCTATTGACATATTATGAGCAGAAAAATGTACCAGTTTCTGTTGATGTTCAGAAAGAGCTTGTGATATTGTCTGAATTGATAAGATTGCTTAGGACTCAAGATCAAGAAGAATTGTTGGAGGATTATATGGAGAAGTTAGCTAGACATAGAGCGTACTTTGGAATATAA
- a CDS encoding helix-turn-helix transcriptional regulator — protein sequence MNKPTFAKIEKLLKNDCLRRNTPEPQTIKNSLAQKLIIPDEVSYIKDIKSFETIYEINGNTIAKQETLQLEENPINVSSFASQFLLSTDSELFKAQIEILKSNISVLTETNYLKLKNTQSKIYEWHLIIFINLSDSRTDKIRIHTFPVDKILIWSNYIDETIQNRKYFNDNKKVFLNLTEREREVLKLIALGEKNQSIASLCEMSIETVKSHRKKILKKLNTNNPYQIMKFAEIFEVI from the coding sequence ATGAACAAACCTACATTCGCCAAAATTGAAAAACTATTAAAAAATGACTGCTTAAGAAGGAATACTCCAGAGCCCCAGACTATTAAAAACTCTCTTGCTCAAAAACTTATAATACCTGACGAAGTAAGTTACATCAAAGACATAAAATCATTTGAAACCATATACGAAATCAACGGAAACACAATAGCAAAACAAGAAACACTTCAACTTGAGGAAAACCCTATTAACGTATCTTCTTTCGCATCGCAATTTTTACTTAGCACAGACAGCGAACTATTCAAAGCTCAAATAGAAATACTCAAAAGCAATATTAGTGTACTGACCGAAACAAACTACTTGAAGTTAAAAAATACCCAAAGCAAAATATACGAATGGCACTTGATTATTTTCATCAATCTATCGGACAGCAGAACCGATAAAATCAGAATTCATACTTTTCCTGTAGACAAGATTTTAATCTGGTCAAATTACATAGACGAAACAATTCAAAACAGAAAATACTTCAATGACAACAAAAAGGTATTTCTTAATTTAACAGAAAGAGAAAGAGAAGTGCTAAAGCTTATTGCACTTGGTGAAAAAAATCAATCCATAGCCTCTCTATGCGAAATGAGCATAGAAACTGTAAAATCACATCGAAAAAAGATTTTAAAAAAACTAAATACAAACAACCCCTATCAAATCATGAAATTCGCTGAAATATTTGAAGTAATATAA
- a CDS encoding NAD(P)/FAD-dependent oxidoreductase, with protein sequence MKRRQFIKISTLASANLALIGCQNDSISQIPLEVRNDAHSAHMVLRKNNFEKSDDNIRTEFLIVGGGIAGLSAAGALKDKDYKLLELSDRLGGSSDSHNHKGVKFGQGAHYDLAYPEYYGKDVLNFFESKNIIYQDAIDKKWRFTDHQHLIPQKRESICYNNNSFEPLLPNTNEKQLFIDHLSQYVGKMSMPTRLIDSNIRNLDNITFKSFLEQSNLNLSQRMIDAIDYQMKDDYGAGSETISALAGIHYYTCRNYYKENVELFSPPEGNDYFAQKIIAGLNTENFKTRNLTINIRPHTNGKQFFVESLNIPNNRVDTYLTDNVIYAGHKHALKYIFPEISHSLPPTTYSPWAIVNIALKKNARIKRKKVFWQNEFLNNSNKNFLGFVDSFSQHRLSDKNRILNLYYCFPPNERNELMNPEFPKRLKALSIKTLQEYFDQSMHSLIEKVYIKVMGHAMPIPKPGYLFNDLNENRKYSNFVFAGVDNSRLPLLFEAVDSGISAIKHLN encoded by the coding sequence ATGAAACGAAGACAGTTCATTAAAATATCCACTTTAGCCTCTGCTAATTTAGCTCTAATCGGTTGTCAAAACGATTCTATTAGCCAAATTCCTCTTGAAGTTAGAAATGACGCCCACTCGGCTCATATGGTATTAAGGAAAAATAATTTTGAAAAATCCGATGACAACATTCGAACAGAATTTTTGATTGTCGGAGGAGGAATTGCAGGCCTAAGCGCTGCAGGGGCATTAAAAGACAAAGACTATAAACTATTAGAGCTTTCAGATAGACTAGGAGGAAGCTCAGACAGCCACAACCATAAGGGAGTCAAATTCGGCCAAGGCGCTCACTATGACTTGGCTTACCCTGAATACTATGGCAAGGATGTTTTGAATTTCTTTGAATCAAAAAATATCATCTATCAAGATGCCATTGACAAAAAATGGAGATTCACGGATCATCAACATTTAATACCTCAAAAAAGAGAAAGCATTTGCTATAACAACAATTCATTCGAGCCATTACTGCCCAACACTAATGAAAAGCAGTTATTCATTGATCATCTCTCCCAATATGTAGGCAAGATGAGCATGCCAACTCGACTGATTGATTCCAATATTCGGAACTTGGACAACATAACCTTTAAAAGCTTTCTAGAGCAATCCAACCTAAACCTTTCTCAAAGAATGATCGACGCCATTGATTATCAAATGAAAGACGACTATGGGGCTGGTAGTGAAACAATATCCGCTTTGGCAGGCATCCATTATTACACTTGCAGAAACTACTACAAAGAGAATGTGGAATTATTCTCGCCACCTGAGGGAAATGATTATTTCGCCCAAAAGATCATTGCTGGATTAAATACCGAGAACTTCAAAACAAGAAACCTAACAATCAACATTCGCCCACATACTAATGGCAAGCAATTCTTTGTAGAATCGCTAAACATACCCAATAATAGAGTTGACACTTACTTAACTGACAATGTCATTTACGCAGGCCATAAACATGCCTTGAAATATATATTTCCCGAAATCAGCCATAGTTTGCCTCCAACAACTTACTCTCCCTGGGCTATCGTCAACATTGCACTTAAAAAAAATGCCCGAATTAAAAGAAAAAAAGTATTCTGGCAAAACGAATTCCTCAACAACTCCAACAAAAACTTTCTGGGCTTTGTAGACTCCTTTAGCCAGCATAGACTTTCTGACAAAAACAGAATACTGAACCTCTACTATTGTTTCCCTCCAAACGAAAGAAACGAATTGATGAATCCTGAATTTCCAAAACGACTTAAAGCCCTTAGCATCAAGACTCTTCAAGAATACTTTGATCAATCTATGCATAGTCTGATTGAAAAAGTCTATATCAAAGTTATGGGACATGCTATGCCGATACCGAAACCAGGATACTTATTCAATGACTTAAATGAAAATCGAAAGTATAGCAATTTTGTATTTGCAGGCGTGGACAATTCAAGACTTCCTTTGTTATTTGAAGCCGTTGATTCAGGTATTTCAGCAATAAAGCATTTGAATTAA
- a CDS encoding Crp/Fnr family transcriptional regulator: MSDSIWFFDNVNLYDVLCPHKLKEYQESHFKSYDKGEFVYFKEDASKMIYLVSKGKVRVVSYTPDGEEVVKSVLSKGEIFGEMALLGEQERKDFAVCASKNATICQLSVDDMHLMMRKNNTINLKIYKIIAFRVRKLERKLESMLFKDVRSRLMEFLKDLIEERGERRNSVCVITHPFTQKDIADLVGARRETVTSILNDLKDGGFLDYDRKSIIITQEGLERLGVRV, translated from the coding sequence ATGTCCGATAGCATTTGGTTCTTTGATAATGTTAACCTGTACGATGTGCTGTGTCCGCATAAGCTGAAAGAATACCAAGAGAGTCATTTCAAATCATACGATAAGGGAGAGTTTGTGTACTTCAAAGAAGACGCTTCCAAGATGATTTATTTGGTGAGCAAGGGGAAAGTTAGGGTTGTGAGTTACACGCCTGATGGGGAAGAGGTTGTCAAGTCTGTATTGTCCAAAGGCGAGATATTTGGAGAGATGGCTTTATTGGGAGAACAGGAGCGTAAGGATTTCGCAGTTTGCGCCAGTAAAAACGCTACAATATGCCAATTGAGTGTGGATGACATGCATTTGATGATGAGAAAAAATAATACAATCAACCTGAAAATCTATAAGATTATTGCTTTTAGGGTACGCAAGTTGGAGCGAAAACTGGAATCGATGTTATTCAAGGATGTGAGATCTCGTTTGATGGAATTTTTAAAAGATCTTATTGAGGAGCGTGGAGAGAGGAGAAATAGCGTATGCGTCATTACTCATCCTTTTACGCAGAAGGATATAGCTGATTTGGTTGGCGCCAGGCGTGAAACTGTCACAAGCATACTCAATGACTTGAAAGATGGAGGTTTTTTGGATTATGATAGAAAGTCAATCATCATCACTCAAGAGGGCTTGGAGCGTTTAGGAGTTCGCGTTTAA
- the rpmA gene encoding 50S ribosomal protein L27 yields the protein MAHKKGVGSSKNGRESESKRLGVKIYGGQAAKAGNIIVRQRGTAHHPGENVGIGKDHTLFALIDGTVTFRKGRNDRSYVSIEAVEA from the coding sequence ATGGCACATAAAAAAGGAGTTGGTTCATCTAAAAACGGTAGAGAATCAGAAAGTAAGCGTCTTGGCGTTAAGATCTATGGTGGTCAAGCTGCTAAAGCTGGTAACATCATCGTAAGACAAAGAGGTACTGCTCACCATCCTGGCGAAAACGTAGGAATTGGTAAAGACCATACTTTGTTTGCATTGATCGACGGTACTGTTACTTTCAGAAAAGGAAGAAACGACAGATCTTATGTTTCTATTGAAGCTGTTGAAGCTTAA
- the rplU gene encoding 50S ribosomal protein L21 — protein MYAIVEIAGKQFKVTQDQYIYAPKLEGDAGASLEFDKVLLIDNDGAVEVGTPVVEGAKVNAEVLEHVKGEKVLVFKKKRRKGYKKKNGHRQQFTKILIKGISK, from the coding sequence ATGTACGCAATAGTAGAAATAGCTGGAAAGCAGTTCAAAGTAACGCAAGATCAGTACATCTACGCTCCAAAATTGGAGGGTGATGCTGGCGCTTCCCTAGAATTCGACAAAGTATTGTTGATCGACAACGATGGTGCTGTAGAAGTTGGAACACCAGTAGTAGAAGGAGCTAAAGTTAACGCTGAAGTTCTTGAGCACGTAAAAGGTGAAAAAGTTCTAGTATTCAAGAAGAAAAGAAGAAAAGGATACAAGAAGAAGAACGGACACAGACAACAGTTCACTAAAATTTTAATCAAAGGAATTTCTAAATAA
- a CDS encoding phosphatase, with product MRIAAIDVGSNAARIQISAVIEGKGVETRYKKIEYVRYPLRLGKDVFKIGKISSKRKTKFIKLMQTFRLLMELYDVDEYSAYATSAMREAENSAEIVREIFNLTGICLEVIDGTKEASILNTALTDHMQDDTFVHIDVGGGSTELNIHHKNQFVKGQSFKIGSVRYLDHEDSVWEEMKNWLSEHLPKDYNIITAVGTGGNINKLSQLIQKKKPEKSDQITEIEMRTMQSELASFELDDRIYQFSLNSDRADVIIPASDIYLSVMEMAGIQNMIVPNVGLKDGMIRALHKEILNN from the coding sequence ATGAGAATTGCAGCCATCGATGTCGGATCCAATGCCGCCCGCATCCAGATTTCTGCAGTAATAGAAGGAAAAGGTGTAGAAACTCGCTATAAAAAAATCGAATACGTTCGTTACCCTCTGAGGCTTGGGAAAGACGTATTCAAAATCGGAAAAATCAGTTCTAAAAGAAAAACCAAATTCATCAAACTGATGCAGACTTTCCGATTATTAATGGAACTATACGATGTGGATGAATACTCCGCTTACGCGACATCCGCGATGAGAGAAGCGGAAAACTCCGCTGAAATCGTCAGAGAAATTTTCAACTTGACGGGCATCTGTCTGGAAGTCATCGACGGGACCAAAGAAGCTTCAATACTCAATACCGCCCTTACAGATCATATGCAAGACGATACATTCGTCCATATCGATGTAGGCGGAGGTAGCACAGAGCTCAATATCCACCATAAAAACCAATTTGTAAAAGGCCAATCCTTCAAAATAGGATCCGTCAGATATTTGGATCATGAAGACTCTGTATGGGAAGAAATGAAAAATTGGCTTTCCGAGCACCTTCCAAAAGACTACAACATCATCACAGCTGTTGGCACAGGAGGTAACATCAATAAATTATCACAGCTTATTCAGAAGAAGAAGCCGGAGAAAAGCGACCAAATCACAGAAATCGAGATGCGCACCATGCAATCCGAGCTCGCCAGCTTCGAATTGGATGACCGGATCTACCAATTCAGCCTCAACTCCGATAGAGCAGATGTCATTATCCCTGCTTCCGACATTTATCTATCTGTGATGGAAATGGCTGGCATTCAAAATATGATCGTTCCGAATGTAGGCCTCAAAGACGGTATGATTAGAGCCTTGCACAAGGAAATACTCAACAACTAG